Below is a genomic region from Sulfitobacter sp. OXR-159.
TGCAATATGCGCTCGATGTACCGATGTATTTTGTCTACCGCGATGGCAAATATATCGACGCACTTGGCCAGTCCTTCCGCGATTTTCTGAAGGGCGAGCTGCCTGCGCTGCCCGGCGAGAAGCCGACGCTGAGCGATTGGGCCGATCATCTGACCACGCTCTTCCCCGAGGCGCGGGTGAAGAAATTCATCGAAATGCGCGGTGCCGATGGCGGCCCGTGGCGGCGTCTTTGCGCCCTTCCGGCCTTCTGGGTCGGGCTGATGTATGACCAGAGCGCGTTGGATGGCGCTTGGGATTTGGTCAAGGACTGGGATGCAGAGACGCGGGAAGAACTGCGCATCGCGGCCTCGACCCACGGCCTTCAGGCCGAGGTTGGCGGGCTAAAGATGCATGATCTGGCCCGCGAGGCGGTGGCCCTGTCAGAGGCCGGTTTGAAAGCCCGCGCCCGTCCCGGCGCAGGCGGGCTGGTCCCGGATGAGACGCATTTCCTCAACGCCCTGCGCGATAGTATCGAGACGGGCCGCGTGCCTGCGGATGATCTGCTGGCGGATTATCATGGGCCATGGAACGGCGATCTGAGCCGTATCTACGCCGAATATTCCTACTGAAACATGAATTGGCTGATGCCGCCTTCGGGCGGTGTCAGCCCTTCTGACCAATCCGCGATTCCGTACCGCTTCGAATGCGGCGAATGTTGTCGCGGTGCCGCCAAAAGATCAGCAGCGTCAGGGCGATGCCCAAAAGCAGCATTTCTCCATAGCCGAGGAACACCAGCAAAAAGGTTGAGCTTGCCGCTGCTGCCAGCGCCGAAAGGGACGAGATGCGCGAGACTGCCGCCGTAATCAGCCAGACCACACAACACGCCAGCCCGACAGGCCATGCCAGCGCCAGCATGAGGCCCAAAAAGGTCGCGACGCCTTTGCCGCCGCGAAAGCCAAGCCAGATCGGATAGCAATGGCCAATCATCGCGCCAAGCGCCGCCGCCTGCGCGGCATCTTCGCCCGCAAAGGCCCGGGCCAGCAGCACTGCCACGGCCCCTTTGGCCCCATCCAGCAATAGCGTCAGCGCTGCAGCCTTTTTGTTGCCGGTGCGCAGCACATTGGTCGCGCCGATATTGCCCGACCCGATATCGCGCAGGTTGCCCAGCCCCATCAGCCGCGCCAACAACATGCCAAAAGCGATGGAGCCGATGATATAGCCCGCCAGCGCCCAAAAGAGGATCATTTCAATAGAAGTGTCGATAGGGGGCATCAATTCGCCTCGTAAACGCAGGAGCCTGCTACATAAGTTGCCATGACCTTACCCTGCATCCGCATCCCGTCAAAGGGCGTGTTGCGGGATTTTGACCGCAGCGTCGCGCGGTCCAACACGAAGGGCGCGTCGGGGTTGAACAGCACCATATCCGCAGGCGCCCCCACGGCGATCCGCCCGCCGGGCAGGCCGAGCCGTTTGGCCGGGTTCAGCGACAGCGCACGCCAGAGCGTGGGCAGATCCATCATCTCAGCATGGACCAGTCGCAGGGCGGCGGGCAGCAGTGTTTCCAGCCCGACCGCGCCGCTGGCGGCTTCCTCAAACGGCAGGCGTTTGCTTTCTTCATCCTGTGGGGTGTGCATGGAGCAGATGATGTCGATGAGGCCGCTGGCGACGGCTTCGACCACGGCGATGCGGTCTTCCTCGTCGCGCAACGGGGGCTTCACCTTAAAGAAGGTCCGGTAGTCGGCCACATCCAGTGCGTTCAGCGTCAGGTGGTGGATGCCCACGCCCGCGGTGATGTCGAGCCCGTTGCGCTTGGCGCGCTCCAGCGCGGGCAGGGCGCGTGCGGTGGTGATCTGGTCTGCGTGATACCGCGCGCCGGTCATCTCGATCAGGGCAATGTCGCGGTCCAGTCCCATGCGTTCGGCCATGGGCGACACGGCAGGCAGACCGCGCAGCGAGGCGAATTTGCCGGAGGTGACAGCCGCCCCCTTGCTCAGCCCCGGATCCTGCGGGTGCGCGATGACCAGCGCGCCAAGGCTGCGCGCATAGGTGAGCGCGCGGGAGAAGACTTTGGTATCCGTCACAACGCGGTCGCAATCGGTAAAGGCAGCGGCGCCTGCATCCATCAGAAAACCGATCTCGGTCATTTCGCGCCCTTCGCGGCCTTTGGTGAGCGCGGCCATGGGGACCACATTCACTGGGGCGGCCTCATTGGCGCGGCGGGTGACGAATTCGAGTGTTTCGGGGCTGTCGATGGCCGGATCGGTATCAGGGCGCGTGACCATCGTTGTCACCCCACCCGCCGCCGCTGCCAGCCCGGCAGAGCGGTAGCTTTCCTTATGCCGCTCGCCTGGTTCGCAGACTTTCACGCCGATATCGACGATGCCGGGGGCGAGGATATGGCCGCTGCAATCCATCACCTCCGCGCCGTCGGGCGTTGTGGCGTCACTGGCCAAAACTTCGGCAATTACCCCGTTGCGAACCAAAACCGCGGCGGGCTCAAGCGTGCCCGCCTGAGGGTCAAGAAGGCGCAGATTGGTGAAGAACTGGGTCATGGACGGGCCTTTGATGCGATAGCAGCTGCGCCGCTGTCATGCCCCAAATCGCCCCCCAGACCAAGCGGTTTTCGCGGTTTTCTGAGGCAGGTGTCGCCCTTAACCGCCGATCCAAATCATCATACCGACCACGCCAAAAGCCACCAGAAGGGCGACCATCGCAATACGGCCAGACATCTTGGGATCGTGTTCAGGTTCTTGCATGGGCCAGATGTAACCCGCCAGCACCAAGGGTGCCAGCGGTTTTCGCCTTAGGCCAGCAGCCACCAGATGACCAGCAGGATCAGCGCGACAACGGCCACGATCACCATCGTCTTGCCGCCACCGCCCTTTGCAGGCTCAGCCGGAGAGACGCGGGGGATGCCGGTGTAGGGCTGGGCGGCTTCGGCTTCCATCGCTTGCACGGGCGTGTCGGGGCCGCATTCGGTATAGGTGCCGATATGGGTCAGCGCCGGGATAGGAGCCAGTTGCAGCGACTGTCCGGCGAAAGCGCGGGAGTAGACGATCATCACCCAGCCGTCGAGCGCGGCAAGCTTGCTGCGGTCTTTCTCAATCTGATCGGGGTTCACGCCATTGCCGTCGCGCAGATAGCCCGCAAGCCCCAGTTGATCGAGGTCGGCCACCCGAAAGACCTCTGTATAGGCCGCGTTGATCCGCTCAATCCCAAGGGCGGCGGCCTGTGCGGTCTCATCATCCCGCATGGCCCGCGCTTTGTCATCCGAGAGCGAGAGGGTGTAGACCCGGACCTTGCCGGCTTCTTGCGGGGCGACTTCTGTATGGGGCATGACGGCTTCCTTTAACTGTTCTCAGGAAAACGCCGCTTGGCCCATTGGGGTTCCGCTCAGATCGCGTCGGGCTGGGCGGCGATGTGGTTGCGCGCCAGCAGGTCCATCGCGGCCATGCGCACGGCGACGCCCATCTCTACCTGATCTTGGATCACCGAGCGGTTGATATCATCGGCCAGCGTGCCGTCAATCTCAACCCCGCGGTTCATCGGGCCGGGGTGCATGACGATGGCGTCGGGGCTAGCATGGGCGAGCTTTTCGGCATCCAGCCCGTAGCGGTGGTAATACTCGCGCTCGGAGGGGATGAACCCGCCGTCCATCCGCTCTTTCTGGAGGCGCAGCATCATCACCACATCGACACCTTCGAGCCCCTTTTTCATGTCGTCAAAGACTTCGACGCCAAATTGGTCGATTTGGCTGGGCATCAGGGTCGGCGGGCCGACAAGGCGGATGCGGTTCTCCATCTTGCCAAGCAGCAGGATGTTCGACCGCGCCACGCGGCTGTGGGCGATGTCGCCACAAATCGCGATGCTGAGGCGGTGCAGCCTACCCTTGGCGCGGCGGATCGTCAACGCATCCAGCAGCGCCTGTGTGGGATGCTCATGCCGCCCGTCGCCCGCGTTGAGCACCGCGCAGTTCACCTTTTGGGCCAGAAGGTCCACCGCGCCGGATTGTGGATGGCGCACGACCAACAGGTCGGGGTGCATTGCGTTCAGCGTCATCGCCGTGTCGATCAGCGTCTCGCCCTTTTTGATCGAGCTGGCCTGCATCGCCATGTTCATCACATCCGCGCCAAGACGCTTGCCCGCGATCTCGAAACTCGCCTGCGTGCGGGTAGAGTTTTCAAAGAACATGTTGATCTGCGTCAGCCCACGCAGCGCGTCCGAATGCTTGTTCGGCTGGCGGTTGCGGTCGGCATAGGTGTCGGCCAAATCCAGAAGGGTGGTAATGTCGGACTGCGAGAGTTGTTCGATGCCAAGCAGGTGGCGATGGGCGAATGACATGGTGGCGGTCCCTTCTGCTGTTGCCGCCTTATAGGCGCGGGTGGGTTGGCGCGTAAAGCG
It encodes:
- the plsY gene encoding glycerol-3-phosphate 1-O-acyltransferase PlsY; translated protein: MPPIDTSIEMILFWALAGYIIGSIAFGMLLARLMGLGNLRDIGSGNIGATNVLRTGNKKAAALTLLLDGAKGAVAVLLARAFAGEDAAQAAALGAMIGHCYPIWLGFRGGKGVATFLGLMLALAWPVGLACCVVWLITAAVSRISSLSALAAAASSTFLLVFLGYGEMLLLGIALTLLIFWRHRDNIRRIRSGTESRIGQKG
- the pyrC gene encoding dihydroorotase, coding for MTQFFTNLRLLDPQAGTLEPAAVLVRNGVIAEVLASDATTPDGAEVMDCSGHILAPGIVDIGVKVCEPGERHKESYRSAGLAAAAGGVTTMVTRPDTDPAIDSPETLEFVTRRANEAAPVNVVPMAALTKGREGREMTEIGFLMDAGAAAFTDCDRVVTDTKVFSRALTYARSLGALVIAHPQDPGLSKGAAVTSGKFASLRGLPAVSPMAERMGLDRDIALIEMTGARYHADQITTARALPALERAKRNGLDITAGVGIHHLTLNALDVADYRTFFKVKPPLRDEEDRIAVVEAVASGLIDIICSMHTPQDEESKRLPFEEAASGAVGLETLLPAALRLVHAEMMDLPTLWRALSLNPAKRLGLPGGRIAVGAPADMVLFNPDAPFVLDRATLRSKSRNTPFDGMRMQGKVMATYVAGSCVYEAN
- a CDS encoding aspartate carbamoyltransferase catalytic subunit, which codes for MSFAHRHLLGIEQLSQSDITTLLDLADTYADRNRQPNKHSDALRGLTQINMFFENSTRTQASFEIAGKRLGADVMNMAMQASSIKKGETLIDTAMTLNAMHPDLLVVRHPQSGAVDLLAQKVNCAVLNAGDGRHEHPTQALLDALTIRRAKGRLHRLSIAICGDIAHSRVARSNILLLGKMENRIRLVGPPTLMPSQIDQFGVEVFDDMKKGLEGVDVVMMLRLQKERMDGGFIPSEREYYHRYGLDAEKLAHASPDAIVMHPGPMNRGVEIDGTLADDINRSVIQDQVEMGVAVRMAAMDLLARNHIAAQPDAI